The Bacteroides ovatus genomic interval ACTCTTGCCAATTTTCTTTGCAAATCGGACTGCAAAGATAAGAACTTTATTTATTATAATCCAAACTTTTTCGGAAGTTTTTTGTTCTTTTCTTTAAGTATAATTCCACTTTTTCACTAAGTCAATTTTTCAAGGCTTTCTTCTCTTGGAAAGCGGGTGCAAAAGTACGCCCTTTTGGTATACACTCCAAATATATCAAACTATTTTTTCTAATTATTTTTGAATACATTTGCTAAAGTGCTGATGCATAACGATGTTGTAGAACATATTTTTATGTATGGGGAAATTGTGTGCGGAAACGACGAGAGGGATACACATTATTATATCACACGCGGGCGCGTAAAGGCGAAAAAGGAAAAAGCAAGAAGATGCCTGTAAGGGAAAAATCTGTAGTACAAAGACTCACCAACTCAACCCATTTATTTAAACTTAGGTCAATACCTCCTTTTTCAGATTACAGAGTGCAGAACGGAAATGTTCGAGAATAGTATACATTCTCGCTTAGTGATTAGTAAGGGCTCACCAATGTGAACAAATAAGCTATCAAATGTAGACAAACAAGCTCACTACTGTAAACAAGTCTATCTACTATAGTGAGCCCATAAGAAGCATTAAGAGTTTACAGAAAGATCATTAGGTATTAACCTATAATTGATGAAAGAATATAGAATAAGAGACGGTACTTCAAAAGCAGATACTAATGACACACTTTCGGCATTTATATGATAGAAAAAGGATCAAAATAGTGAGATATGAGATTAGTTATTTACATCCAAGCAGAAGTGTATTTCACTATAAATCAACAAATTAAAAGTAAAACTAAAATTAAATAGGGTGAGGGTAACTTTTTACCCTCACCCTACTGCCACACGTTCCCTCACACCTTGCAACCACGATGAATAAAGGGATTGAACGAAGGTGTGAGGGTGTGAGGGTAAAAGTGATATAAAAATATAATCAGCTACAATTTTTCTTGGAGCAGACCGGGCTAAGGAACTACTATCGTTCCTTTCGCTGCCCTGAAATCAAGAGTTATTATAGTGTTGGCAGCCCATACATAATCTTTGTTCGGTTCATCCATGCCCTCTTTACGCAAATAGATTTCAAGAGTCTCCGGATTAACAGCATATTCGCGTTTCCAAGCACCAAATGAAGGATTAAGATTATCAAAAGCAGGAATATAAGGATGTATTCTGAAACGTCCTCCATTAGGTAAAGTAACAGAGAATGTTTTCCCGTCGCTACTTTCCGTAAAAGGCAAGATCTTTTCGTTGTTTCCTCCGGCTGCCGTTCCATACCCATAGATTACAGGCTTTTGGATGGAGATGGTCTTCGAACCTAAATCAACGAAAATGATATAAGTACCACTTTGGGGGATAACCACCAGTCCTTCGTCAGAGATTTCGAAGCCCACATTATTAGTCAGTCCGGTAAACTCTCCATCACCAAATATCTTGGATGTAGAGAAACGAAGTTTAGTTCCGGCATTGAAATAATTAATATGTATCCATCGGTCGGCACTGTTCCAAACCTTATCTAATGAGATAACCCCATCCGAGCCCCAATTCATGTTTCCAAATTCATCGCCAACCATATAAATAGCCTTCGCTGTTGAGGGGACATCACTTGGAGAGGCAAAAGTCACAGCTATTTTACCTTTATCTTGAGAGAAATCAAGTTCTATTGGTATATTAGAAGCAACAGGAACCGGTTCCAGTGTAGCACCTACACCACGATAATAGATTTGTCCATTATAGATGTTGAATTCCATAGTGTTCCAGTCTCTATTGTTATAGTCGGAAGTTGCATACATCTGAAGATTGCCTTGTGTTGTAGTGACAGCAGAGAAATTCTGCCCGGAAAGATCGAACGATACTTCCTGTCCGTCAAAACACTCACCTATTCCATAAACGGCAGGTTTCTCAAAAGTTATAAGATTACGGTTCATATCTACATATACCAAATACAGGCCGCTTGTTTCTACCGTCGCTCTTCCGTTACTGCCTACAACATAATTGACATTTGTACCCAAAGAGGCAAAACTTTCCGCATCAGATTTTTCCGATGCCCATTTAATTCCCTGACCAGCATTGAAATACTTGATAGTCCAGAATGCACCATTGCCAAGCTGTCCCACAGGGGCCATCTCTACCACATTTGTCGAATTCCAATTCCAGTTTCCAAATTCATCTCCAATCATATATAGTTTCTCTGGATACCCCTCCGGTTCGGGTTCTATGATCTCATTGCCCGTCATCTTCGCAAAGAATTTTCCTGTCAAGACTTCATATTGAAGCGTTACTTTATACTCACCTTTGTTTTTAAGATTGAGCTGCACTTGCGACTGGTTGGTTAGTTCGGCATATTCTTCAGTTAAAACATTCATTTTTATACTTCCTCCCGTTCCGGTGTACATAGAAGAGAATGTATATTTCTCCGTATCTGTTTCCTTCACATCAAAAGACGTATTATCGGTATAATTAAACGAAAACTCTGCCGGTAATATCACTTCTAACTCGCCACTGGACACCCAGGTAGCCACATGGTTAATATGGTCGTAAGACGGTTTTTGAAGAAAGAGTTCGTTTTCACCGTCTTCTGTCAGTTCGAATTTACTCGTCAAACGGAAATTGAATGGAACAATATTAACCTGTT includes:
- a CDS encoding SusF/SusE family outer membrane protein translates to MKTIIKLLFVFSLPFIFCRCADDGIHYEREINVPEGIYLTGSASQFSVEAINGKMNVIKEGTLVALNTWLTSSGDFYISLVGPDGQPVYYGQGALLQNDNSEVPTYSLAPGTGGFRVMEDGLYQLIVNPLLKQVNIVPFNFRLTSKFELTEDGENELFLQKPSYDHINHVATWVSSGELEVILPAEFSFNYTDNTSFDVKETDTEKYTFSSMYTGTGGSIKMNVLTEEYAELTNQSQVQLNLKNKGEYKVTLQYEVLTGKFFAKMTGNEIIEPEPEGYPEKLYMIGDEFGNWNWNSTNVVEMAPVGQLGNGAFWTIKYFNAGQGIKWASEKSDAESFASLGTNVNYVVGSNGRATVETSGLYLVYVDMNRNLITFEKPAVYGIGECFDGQEVSFDLSGQNFSAVTTTQGNLQMYATSDYNNRDWNTMEFNIYNGQIYYRGVGATLEPVPVASNIPIELDFSQDKGKIAVTFASPSDVPSTAKAIYMVGDEFGNMNWGSDGVISLDKVWNSADRWIHINYFNAGTKLRFSTSKIFGDGEFTGLTNNVGFEISDEGLVVIPQSGTYIIFVDLGSKTISIQKPVIYGYGTAAGGNNEKILPFTESSDGKTFSVTLPNGGRFRIHPYIPAFDNLNPSFGAWKREYAVNPETLEIYLRKEGMDEPNKDYVWAANTIITLDFRAAKGTIVVP